GGGTGTGTGCAAACGGACCAGAGTTTACGCGGGTGCGCTCGGCGGATCTCGACACCATGGCGAGGGGTGAGGTGTCTACCTCGGGGCGACCAGTGCGTAGCAGCCGTCGGGGCCAGCGATGCGCAATGCGTCGTGATGCACGGTACGCGTCGCGCCGGAGGGCATCGGGGCAGTCTTGTACTGGCTCGAGTACATCCCCATCTTCAGGTAGAAGCCGTCTTGGTCGAAGAAGTCTTGGTGGTTTGGGCCGCTGTGGTCGACGACGAGCTTTCCGTCACGCCAGACCTTGATGAACCCGTTCGTGACCGAAAGCCGGAAGTTGAAGACCCAATCCACCCACTTTGCCACGGCACCTCGGGGCGCAAGGTAGAGCTGACCCACGCTGGGCACCTCGTCTTCGATCAAGAAGTCCGCGGGAGCCTTGTGACGCAGAACGAGCGGCTGCGCGTCGGGCGGCGGGTTCGTAAAGAGCCAGCTTCGGTAGTGCGCTTGAAACTGCATGGCAGTGTCGTTGAAGCCGGTCACTCCTTCGTAGTCTTCGTCGAGCTTCGTGCTCAGACCCACCCAGTAGCTGGTGTTGGCCTGGAGGTCGAGGCCGTCGCTGTCGATGGACACCTCGGTGCGAAAGTTGATGGGCGACGTCGGCGTGAGCTGCGACCTCATCGCGAAGTTGCCTTCTCGCGCACCGCCCTGCACCACGTCCGGAGCGTTGCCCGATGGGGACAGGTTGCTCGGGATCGTGCCAGACTCGAAC
The nucleotide sequence above comes from Polyangiaceae bacterium. Encoded proteins:
- a CDS encoding heparin lyase I family protein gives rise to the protein MNARFGIRVLLGSGAVVFAFACGEDKNSDGAGADGGASGVGATGGAGGSGASGGGAGTGGSAGSAGGGVGGAGGAAGSQTGGAGGGTCSAALLLDEGFESGTIPSNLSPSGNAPDVVQGGAREGNFAMRSQLTPTSPINFRTEVSIDSDGLDLQANTSYWVGLSTKLDEDYEGVTGFNDTAMQFQAHYRSWLFTNPPPDAQPLVLRHKAPADFLIEDEVPSVGQLYLAPRGAVAKWVDWVFNFRLSVTNGFIKVWRDGKLVVDHSGPNHQDFFDQDGFYLKMGMYSSQYKTAPMPSGATRTVHHDALRIAGPDGCYALVAPR